A region of the Pseudomonadota bacterium genome:
CCGTCGATGTAAAAACGACCGGCAAACCGCAACATCTGGCTATAATCTCCATTCGGCATGAGAACCGGCTTGGGATGAAGCGTCTTAGTCACTGCGTCCCACGAGTTCACGCGGTTAATCGGAGTAATCACCTGCTCGATACTTAGATCTTCCTCTTCAAGGAGCTTCTGAAACGCTTGTGGCCATGAAACCCACGCAACGAGCTCTGCCGCGATAGACTGAGTAGCAAGGTTTAAATCGTACACATTCTCAATGAACATTCCGACCCGCACTGGAGTAACTCCAGAGGGCACGGCGGTAGACTCAGACACGGGGATAAGCTCACCTCCGTAATCAAACGGCTTTACCGAGAACTTTCCACTCCGATTCGCCCAGACCACAGCAACAAAACTCAGTAGAGCTACCGCTATCAAGATCTTTTTAATTATTTTGCCCATGGCTCTCCATTTTAGCTGTACCACTCCGGCAGGAAGTGCAAACCCCCTCTCCGCGTCCTATCTAACTTCTTTTTTTTGAATGGACCACCCTTTTCGGGGCTAATCCCCCCCGGGGAGGTCAAAGTAGCCGCCCAAGCAGCGTAGGATCGAAAAACTATGCCCCAAGACAGGTCAGAGATACCAGTATCCCTCGTCCTTAAACCTAGAGATTTTTTTATCAATACCGACGATCCAGTTGTTGTGAACTATGTAGGCGGTGTTTTTGAGGTAGTTTTAAAAGCTGGTTTAGTAAAATATCTTTCCGTTTGGAAACTCACGCTGCGTAAGATCATTGCTATAAGATCATTGGTACGAGGCTAATTCTGGCCCATCAACCGCGCAACATAGCGCAACCTCGTTCCCACATCCTCTCGGACCTGCGGCGGTCGTGTGTCTATTGCTCCTTTTTTCGTGGAGCAGAAGTAACCCCGTACCAATGATCTATTACCAATGATCTATACCAATGATCTAAATGGCTCCCAGTTCGTGGGATCGAGGTGGTGCTATCTACGTGGGACGGGACAAGATTCAAGGTAACCAAGCAAAAAAAGTGGTATTTTTGAGTTGCTAGCTTCTAGTTGATCACTAAAGATGACTTTTTTTAGCTTTTCTGGCATTCCCTTGAATTGCCGAAATGTCTTACCTGATCCTCCTATTTCAATCACTACTTCAGTTGTGCCTTTTCCCACAATGAAATCTGGTGTTTTTTCACCTCGGATAGATTTTAAATAAGAAAAATCCATCCCTGCAGATATAAAACAACTAGTAGCGAAATCTTCTCGCAATCCACCAATTGCATTTTTATAAGGCAATTCTAAAAGTCGATATGGCAATGTTAGAAGAATCTTTGGCTCGAGCATGACATTCGTGCCTCTTGGTTGCACCTGCCGAACTATAAAAGCCTGCTCAAGAAGCTCTAAATACTGGCAGGCCTTGTAGCGAGTTATTTTTAAATTATTAGAAATACTGCTTGGACTTACGTCTGATACGGGTGCTCTCGCAATGAATTGAAATACCTTTTTTATTTTATTTAGTTCATCGATATTTAAACTCCTCAATCTTGGAATGTCATATCCAATCACCTTCTCAAGATTTGCTCTCAATGCCGGCATGATATCATCTACTTCCAAACTAAAAGCGTAATTATGCCCCATTAAATATTTGTTAAATAATGGCGCATGCGCAATATGTTCCGCGGTAAAATTACTCTCCAGTAAGTCTTCCCAACTAATCGCCGGGGGGACAGGGACAGATTGAAATTTTAAAAACTCTCTGAATGTAAATGGTAACGTTGGTATTACCTTTACGCGCCTCGATAAATCATGTGCCGACTCAACTAACTTTAAAGCAACAGAACTTGAAAAAACGATCTCCACCTCTAAAGAATCGAAAATCATCTTAAGAAAACGGTTTATATCTTCAAGATAATGCACTTCATCTAGAAGGAATTTTTTAAACTTAAACTCTTGGTTAAGCTTTTGAACCAGTAAAAATAAATCTGTGTCAGGTTCGAGAGTGTCTAAAGAAATATATATGGAATCATTCGACTGTGCGTGAACTTGCTTAAGCAACATTGTCTTGCCCACGCCCCTCGGACCAAGGAGTGCCAGAAAAACTTTATCTTTATGCAAGATAATCTGCCGAAATTCCGTGCGGAATAATGCCCCGCCGCCCCCCTGCGCCTTCGCCAAGGTGCTTAAGTGTAGTATTTGCTCTAGCTCCATTTTCTGGGTTTTAGCAAACAATTTACTAAAATGCAATGTATTTTGTAAAGTGATTTACTAAAATGACAATACTTGTAAGCCAAAAGAGGGTTTAACGATTAAATTTGGTAACTGGTCACCGTAGTTTAATGTCGCGATTCAAGCTATTGAGATTACGGCGAAGTTTCAGATGACCTGAGCGGTTACGCGACTAAAACTCCACGAATAACTTCCGCTCTTTGCTATCTATGATCGCCTTTCTTCCCACTGGCAGGCAGATCTGAGGGTCAGTATGTCCAAAATCTAAATTTTGAACTACCGGAATGTCCTTGTTGTATTGGCGTACTGCCCGCAGGATAGTTTCACGCTGCTCCTCCTTATAGACAAGCTTATCCTCATCGGATTTTTGATTGTTGAATTCCCATGCCTTCGGGCGACCAACAAGGATGCCTCGAATTCGTTCCAATATTCCACGTTCACCAAGAGCCCGAACCACACGAAATACATACTCGGAGCTGGGGATCTCTTCTGAAGTCTCAAGAAACAGCACTACCTCGCCAAACTGTTCCAGATTTGGGATGGGAACTCCGTGTCGTAACATTTCATCGATCGACTCCAGGCCTCCTCCCCAGGTAATTCCATCAGCAGAACCGCTACCATCCCAATGCCAGCCTTCATTTGTTTGGTACTTCCTTCGCCTTGAGAGATTTTCAGGGTCAATCCAACTCATTCCCTCATCATTAAATTCAGGACTTGGGTGAAGTTCAATCATGCCTCTATCAAACAGCGCATGGCGCAGATGCTTGACCGTATAAGCATCCATATCTCCTTGCATGCCGAATTGACATAGGATTGATGCGCCGTAATAAGATGGAATTCCTCTTAACCAGAGATAATTGCAGAAATGAGTGTTATCACTGTAGCCAAAAAATGCTTTGGGATGTTCAACGAATGCGGTAGAGAGAATTTTGTGAATATAGGTTACTTGTATGTTTCCGCCAATGGTCGCTATGACGGCCTTAACTTCCGAATGCTGAAAGGCTGCTATTAAATCGGACGCCTTTTCATCGAGAGTGGCATCGAGCTTGCCAGTAGCTGGGAATTCGAGCACCTCTAGTTCAAACAGGTTGATCAACCGCTTCAATCCAAATTGATAGACTTCCGGAAAAACAGCAGGAGCTGCCCATGAAGGTGACACGATGGCAACCTTGTTTCCTGCTGTTAATTTAGAGACTTCCTTGAATTCCACGGTACGCAGCTAGTGCCCAAAAATGAATGAACCGCTATTATATCATTTTGGATTTACTACTTTAAAGCAGAATCTTCTCTATTGCTCCTTTTTTGGCGACTTACACCATATTCCCTCACACAACCTGCACCAGAACCACCCTAGAGGTGCTGCGGTTAGGGCCAAGCCCTACAAAATCCTCACGGGAACCACTCTGCACCTTGAAGCAAATACTTGCCAAAAGTGAATCGATCTTCCTATCCTTTATCCTTTCTCCTAACAGGGGACGACAAGTTTATACTGGGGCAAATAGTTAGGCATGGTTATCCTTGGGGTGGATGTTGGAACGATACGGGTGGGGATCGCTGTGGCTGACGGTACGGTCAGGATTCCATTTCCGGTCGGGGTCTACCTTAGGGCTAAGTACGGAGCTGAAAAGGCGCTCCTCGCTGAGATTGAAAACAGGTCCGCCTCGTTACTTGTGGTTGGGCTTCCCCTTGGAGCGAGCGGAGAGCGTACCCCAGCCTGTAACATGGTTGAGGGCTTCGTTCGTCGTATTGCTAAAAGGGTAAAGATTGAGATTGTATACGTAGATGAGGCCTTCTCATCCCTGGAGGCTACGGAGCGGCTCTCTCAGGTATCTAGGGGAGAGCAGCACATTGATGCATTTGCGGCGTGTTTGATCCTGGAGCGTTACTTCGAATTAAATTCTAGTAGTTAGGGAATTCTCGTGATTCGAAAACTTATCCTTACATTCCTCTATCTCTTTCTGCCCCTGGCCTCCATTGCTCTGACCTTCCGTGGGCTTGAGCATTACCTCACTGAGCCCTTTAACCCCGCACAGACCCAAACCACGCTCTTTAGCGTTGCCGAGCATAAAAGCCTGCGTGAGATCGCTAAGGAGCTAGAGCAGCAGTACCTTATCCGCAGCAGTTGGTCGCTACGAATTATCGCCCGCATTCAAAGCAAGGATACCTCTATCAAGGCCGGTGAGTATCAGCTTTCAGCGGCGATGAGCGCCGAGCAGATCCTAGATAAGATGGTCAATGGAGAGATGGTCCTACACAGGGTCACTATCAAGGAGGGTGCGCGGGTCTCTGAGATCGGCCCACTGTTAGAGCAGTCCGGAATCGTCTCGCAGCTACTCTTTGATCAAGCCCTTCAGAACCAGGCTCTGCTTAGCGAGCTGGGCATTCAGGCGAACTCCTTCGAGGGCTACCTTTTTCCCGAAACCTATCAGTTCCCGCGTAATACGCCGGCAAATAAAGTCATCACCACGATGCGCGAGCAGTTTAATAAAGCCTGGCAGGCGGAGTGGGCTCAGCAGGCAGTAACGCTCAAGATGTCGAAGCACGAGATCCTTACCCTAGCTTCGATTATTGAGAAGGAGTCCGGCAACTTTGAGGAGCAGCCCATCATCTCCTCTGTCTTTCACAATCGACTCAACCGCAACATGCGACTACAGGCCGATCCGACCGTTATCTATGGGATCGTTAACTTTAATGGAAACATCACAAAGAACGACCTACAGAGGTTTACACCTTATAATACCTATCTAATTCGAGGGCTCCCGCCCGGTCCGATAGCAAACCCAGGTATCTCTGCCATAAAAGCAGCACTCTATCCGGCGCAAACGAACTACCTCTACTTCGTCGGTAATGGCGCTGGACGTCATATCTTCTCTGAAGATCTTGATCAGCATAATAACGCCGTAAATAAATTTCAGCGCGGTGATAATGATACTGATACTCCGCCAGCAGAAACAACGCCGATCTTTCCATAGCTACCTATATGTCGAGTAGCATTGAATCACTACTAGCGGCAGTTCAAGGTAAGGAGCTTCAAAATCGCCGTGCCTCTCTTGCGATTCTGATCTTTACCATTATAGCGAGCCTCGTAACTATCGGCATCCTGCACAGCTGGTATCCGTGGTGGTGCGCGTTTTCTGCTCTCCTGCTGCTCGGGACGTTCGCGCTCTATCTAATAAGGGCTGGCGTGCGCCCCTGGGCGGTTTCTCCTGAGGAGGCCGCAATCCTAGTTGATGCGGCGTTACCTACCAAGGAGAGGTTCAGCGCATTACTCTCTCTACGATCCTCGCTTGATCCTATTGATACTGCGCGCTCAGTCTTTATCTCGCAGCAACTCTCAGAGATCTTAGCTGAGGGCACGCACCCGGCACAGATAGCCCCATTTAAACTATCTGGGAGTGAGCGCTGCGCCCTCATTACGGCGCTACTACTAACTTTATCTGCAATCCTACTCTTTGTATTTCGCCCTCAACCGAAGCTTCTAGCGCTGGCCGCAAAGATTGAAAGTATACTCGCCGCAGATCCTACCATTCCAGAACCGCTACGGGCTCAGGCGCTAGCGCTGGCTGAGGCTATTAAAGATACACCGCTAGGAAGCTCGCAGATAAATATGGAGCTTAATGGTGCTCGTAAGGAGCTGGAGCAGGCCCTGGCCGAATCAGAGAGAGGCAAGAGTCTGGGCGAGCGTACAGTTCAGGGATCAAAGGGGACACGGGAGTATCCTCAGGAGCCCACGCAGAAGCAGGCGCAGGCGACCCCGATACCGGTGCCTCCAACACCAGGGCCTCACGAACAAAAAAAGCAGGAGCCACAGGAAGAGAAGCAGCAGGGGAAAGAGAAGCAGAAGCCGGGCGCGCAAGAACAGAAAGAAGAAGAGCAGAAAAAGAAAGAGCAGGGGAAAGAAGAGCAGTCCGCAAAGGAGCAATCCGGCTCCGGCCAAGGGGCTGAGAAGGAGGAGTCCGGCGATAACCCATCACAACAGGGCTCAGAGCAACAGGAGCAAGCGGGGGAGCAGAAGCAGCAGGGCGGGTCGGATCAGGGTGAATCTGCTGCGGATAAAGATCCCAGCGCTAAAGAGCAGGGGGGCCAGCAGGGTGACGGAGATGGGCAGGGTAGTGGAAAGGGCGCTGGTGAGGGCGAAGGGAAAGGAAAAGGCGGTGAAGGAAAGGGTGTGGGCAGTGGTGATGGTAAGGGTCAGGGCTCTGGGAAAAGTTCTGACTCTGATTCGAGCAGCGATAACTCAGGTAGCGCCGAAGCCTCTGGCGCCACAGGAAAGCAGGGCCAAGAGAAGCAGGATCGAGAGAAGCAGGGCTCTGCAGGCCAACAGGGTGCGCAGGGCGGTTCAAGCGCCTCCGGTTCTCAATCTTCTAGCCTACAACAATTAGAGGCTGCGCTAAACGAAGTAGAGCAGGGGGTGAAACAACAGGGGCAAGGGCAGGAAGGGACTGGTGCCGAAAAGGGCCCACAACCACAATCAAAGCCACAGTCACCGTCACAGTCACCGTCACAGTCACAGTCTGGCTCGCAAGCAGGCGCACAGGGCGCAGACTCCAAGGGAGCTGGCAAGGGTGCAGCTAAAGAGCCTAGCAAGAGCGACCCCGAAAAGAGCGAAAACAGCAACTCCGATTCAAAGCAGAATAAGGAAAACTCTGATAGTGGCGGCTCTGATAAAGCAAAGCAAAAGCCCTCCGAAAAAACCGAAAACGAAGAGCAGGGGGAGCAGGATAGCAACGGGGAGCGCTCCGCTCTTCCCGACAGAGATGCTCCTGCGCAGACGGGGGGCCTCTCTGACGGTGCAGGGAGCGCTGGACTGGGATCTAATCAGGGCTTTAAAGAGGCTCCGATCGGATCGCTTAAGGAGGCGATTGATGAGCGCTTTACTGACGAGAGCTCTAACCTTGAAAAGAACCTAGAGCCTGCGCAAGCGAAGACCACTATCGAGGATCTGCCGCTGGCCAAACCTAAGGGCTCACTGCAGCGGGGCGAGCAGCCGATTCCGCTGGAGTACAGCGATATTTTAAAGGGGCCGTAGAAGCTCCACTACTAAATTCCCACTACTAATTCTCACCCACCTTGTAGTACTGAGATAACCCATCAACGCCTCTGAAGAGCTGTAAAAGCAGCTAATTCCTAATATGCAAAGCAACCCTTAACTGCTTGAAACTTATATGGTAACGGCATTGCCTTAGCGCTGCGCGGTGATTGCCGAGCGGGGAGCCCTAGAAACAACTTGACTAATCTAGGGTCTGAGTCGTATACAGTCAACCATGTGGATTAAAAGAGATTTATCGCTTAGTGCAATATCAAATATCGCCTTACCAATAAAAGTCTTACGGGGCCCCAGACAGGTCGGGAAGACGTCATTGCTGGCAAAACTTGGAACCCACTCCCTCGTCTATCTCGACGATGCGGTTACTCGTCTTCGTGCGCAAGAAGATCCAAGATTCTTCCTTGATCAACTCCCCAGCAAGGTAATTCTAGACGAGGCCCCGCTTGCTCCGGCCCTGTTTCCCGAGCTCAAGCGACGGGTCGACGAAGCACGCATATCGGGATGCGGGGAGATGCCCGATGTTTGGCTTACAGGGTCGAATCAGACGCTCATGTATCGTGAGGTTGGCGAGTCTCTCGCTGGTCGAGCAAGTTATTTTGATCTCAACACCCTCTCCATTCACGAGCTCGGAGAACGATGGTCGCTTGGTACGTATCTCATGAGAGCAGGATGGCCAGAACTGTATATATCACCGCATCTTGATGTGACTCGCTACCTCAATGATCTCGTGTCAACATACATCGAGAGGGACATCGTGGCGGCCGCAGGCATTGAGAGGCGTGCCGCCTTCCTGAAAGTGCTGCACCTCCTTGCCGGAAGAATCGGACAGCTTTTTGTGGCTTCAGACATAGCCACGGTAGCCGGCGTTGACGCTACGACCGTTCAATCATGGGTGTCCCTGCTTGTGACCAATGCGGTGGCATTCCAGTTACCAGCTTACTATACCAACCTAAATAAACGACTGACCAAGGCTCCTAAGTACTACTTCTATGACGTCGGTCTCGCCGTATGCCTACAGGGATGGCAAGCTCCAGAGCCGATTCTGAATAGTCCTCAATTTGGACACCTCTTTGAAAATATGGTCATAGGAGAGGTCGTCCGATTCTTTTTGAATCGGGGCAGCAAGCCAACCCTCTATTTCGTGCGTTCAAAGGAGAAAGTAGAGATAGATCTACTCGTTAATCTAGGCAATCAGCGCTATCTTGCAATTGAGATTAAAACAACACCGGAAGACTGGTCTAAAAAACAAAGGGAGCTCGTTGACTCCTTGGGTCTGACGATTGTGGATAGGTGGGTGGTAACTGCCTATAGTGGTATGTCCTTTAAAGATACCGCAGTAGTTGCTATCAGCGACCTTTGGAATCGCCTCAAAGATATTACGTAACTATTTACCACTAACTAAGCTCTGGGGGCAGGGGATACAAGGTAACCCCTTACCAATGCTAGATAAATCGAACCCGTTCTTAAAATTTCTAATGGCTTCAATCAGACAGGGGTGGGCTTATGAAAAAACTTAATTGGGATCAGATTCGGACAGAATATGATGGTCATTGGGTGCATCTAATCGATTACGATTGGGCTGAGGGCACACCATATCCAGTTTCAGGAGTAGTTCATATTCATGCGAAAACAAGAAAAGAGTTTAATGCTTTAATCAAGTCAGCAGATCGTATTCCAGGGGCTCGCATATACGTTGGTGACATCAAGGAAACAGGCAACGCTATAAGAATGGGCTGTTTGGTAGTCACTCAACATGCAAATCATTAATTTTGATCGCACGCAAGATATTCCAATTGTTGATGCAATTATTTCAGGTCCAATTGATATAAGCGCGCAGTAGTGTTTTTTTACTCGATTTTTCCCACTACTAATTCATGTGGGGGCCTAGAAAGCAACCCCGTACCAATGATCAATATTTCATTCGTTAAGCGCTATAGCGCTGCGCGGAGGCGCTGCAAAACAACAAACAGGTCGTAATGCAATGTCGCATTATATGCGTTACGATCTATATTCGTTGAAAAAATGTTCGTAACTTACGGCGTTAAATTTTCGGTGGCCGCGCCCTTATCCCAAGTGCCTTTTAGGCTTCCATCGGGTTCGAGGTGGTAAATAACGGGCGACCCCGATCCCCAATCAACACTTAAAGTGTCACCCTTTAACTCCCCAATACCAGAGTAGTTTGTGGGTCCAATTTGCCATTTGACCATATACAGCCCGTCGCTATGTTTTCGAATGACGACCAGCCCCTCGTAGGACGAACCATTGGAATTTGTCCCCTTGGCGGCATAGGCACCTTCTAGTTGCGGAGCTGACGGTTTTAGCATATGGCACCCAACGATACTGAGCAGTAATACAAACAATAACTTTTTTATAATAGCCTCCCTAAAAACTCCGTTAGTCTATACCTCAACTCATTGACCTCCTGTCCACCAATCGTATCTTTTTTCTCTTTGCCGTCTAATACAAATCCAACTTTTTGGTAGAAATCACGCGCCTGTTTGTTAGTGCTTAGAACCCAAAGAGTTGCCTCGGTGTAGCCAAGCTGCTGCATCAAATCACGGGTCTGATCCCAGAGCTCTTTACCCAGACCTTGTCCCTTGTGTGCTTCAATTAGGTAAATTGTATAAAGCTCGCCAATCCCCGGTGACGCATCAAGATCACGCGAAGGCCCAAAACTAGAGAATCCTACAATTTTTTTATCAATCTCAGCCACCAACACGCGATGATCTGGCATAGCAAGCGCCTCGGTCCAGGCCGCTTCTCTCTTTGGCACCGAAAGTTCATCTAAGTAAGATTGGGGAACCTGTCCAATATAAGTTGTCCTCCAAGATGCGACATGAGTCTCAGCAATCTGGTGGACATCCTCTCCATTTGCCACTCTAATCATATTGTAATGCCTCTTCGGTAAATGGAAATTGAATAATTGGCAAATATATAACATGACCCCGCAGATCGCTAGACCACCGTTGCGGCACCCGCGGTGTCGCTGTAGATTAGATTGGTTTGAGCCTATAAATCCTCGCATACTATGAAAGAATTAGATATCCGTGATGCAGCCGCCCTTGAGCGTGCGATAGTCGACTTTAAATCAACCTTTGCGCGCATTGAGCAGGAGGTCGGAAAAACGATCGTAGGGATGCAGGATGTCGTTAGGGGCACCATGGTGGCCATCTGCGCTAGGGGGCATGTATTACTGGAGGGGGTGCCGGGGCTCGGCAAAACCCTACTAGTAAAATCGCTCTCAAATGTCCTTGGGCTCTCCTTTAAGCGTGTTCAGTTCACCCCTGATCTAATGCCCTCAGATGTTACCGGCACCCAGATCCTAACGGAGGATGGTAACGGGCAACGCCGTTTTGTCTTTAGACAGGGTCCGCTCTTTGCAAACATAGTGCTAGCAGATGAGATTAATCGAGCAACACCGAAGACACAGAGCTCTCTGCTAGAGGCGATGGAGGAGCGCCAGGTAACCGTTCTCGATCAGACCTATCCGCTGCCGCAACCGTTCTTTGTGCTCGCCACGCAGAACCCTATAGAGTTAGAGGGAACCTACCCCCTGCCAGAGGCTCAGCTGGATCGATTCCTGGTTAAGATTGTGGTGCCATCTCCATCTTCCAAGGAGCTTAAAGAGATCCTCTCGCGCACAACCGGCACTAACGTCAGCACCGCTCAGCCGATCTTTCCGCCTGAGGAGGCCGTAAATTATATCACCTCGATGCAAAGCATGGTGCGTCACGTTGTTGTCTCAGATCCGATGCAGGAGGTGATCGTGCGCCTTATCGCTGCACTTACTCCGGGCTCTGAATTTGCAACACCTAAGGTCCGTCAGTATGTGCGCTTTGGTCCTGGGCCACGTGGAGCACAGGCGGTTGTACTTACAGCAAAGGTTCACGCTCTCCTTGATCACCGTATTAACCTCTCCTTTGAGGATATTCGAAGCGTTATCAAATCTGCGCTCCGTCACCGCATTATCCTTAATTTTCAGGCAGAGGCCGATGGCATCTCTACCGACGACCTAATTGAGGAGGTCCGTAACGCTAAGTAGGATCGCTCGGTATGCAGCTCTCTCCTGAAACCCTCCGACTCTTAGGCGCTATGGCTCTCCGTACTCGGCGTGCCTCCTTCGGCATCAGACAGGGCTCTCATCGCTCACAGCGACGGGGTCACGGTGTTGAGTTCGCAGAATATAGAAACTACGAGGCCGGAGATAATCCCCGTTACATAGACTGGAACCTCTTCGCTCGTAGCGACAAGTTACTTGTAAAAAGATATCTCGAAGAGGAGAACGTAGCGCTCCATATAGTAATCGATGGTTCACGATCGCTCACACACCCAGCGCTTAGGCAGAAGTGGGAGCTTGCTACATATATAGCGGCCTTTACCTCTTATATTGCGCTTGCAAATCAGGACCCCGTTACGATCTCAGTGTTAGGGGGCGCGCATAGCCCGCGCTACTGGGGTGCCAAGGCCTTTTATCCCCTGAGCTCCTTTCTTACTAAATCTGGTGAGTCCATAATTTCATCTGAGCCTCGTACTCTAAATCTGCTCGAGGAGGCCCGCAGGGCGGCGGCGCGTGTCTCATTTCCAGGAATCTGCCTCTTTATCTCAGATTTTCTCTATCCACTTGAGCAGGTTGCTTTACTCCTTGCTAGCTTCAGGGCCCGTAATATGGAGCTGCACGCTGTGCAGGTACTACACGCATCGGATCTAAACCCTGCTCCAGAATCTGCCGCAATATCCGTTACCGATAGTGAAACGGGGGAGCAGTTAGGTGTTATGCTTGATTCGGAAGCTCGCAATCACTATCAGCACCTAATCACTCAGCACAACAGGCGCATCCGTGAGCACTGCCTCTCTAATCAGATGCAGTTCGTTTCGACCGTTGCCAGCTCCGATCCACACCACGGCGCTACCGATACAATTACCCGTATGGGGCTATTTATATGATCTCTGTACTTGGGGTGACATTAGGAGCAGCCGCGCCCTGGTTTCTAGTGGGAATTCCCCTCGCTGCCTCGCTACTCATCTATATCTTTCGTGCGCGGGGAACCGCGCACGATCTAGTGATCTCAACCCTTTTTCTAATCAGGAATCTACCGCAACGATTAAGCGCGCGAAAAACATTCGTTCCGCCACTACAGTTTTGGCTTGAGTTGGCGGCACTTTCGCTGCTCTCTTTGGCGGCTGCGGGGCTCCTTGCTACAGACTCACGCCAGCGTATCGCCGTAGTTATCGATACCTCCCTTAGTATGGGGGCCATTAATGAAGCTGGTCAAACTAGACTCGAAACGGCCCAGCGTATTGCAAGCGCTGATGTCTCGCAGTTTCTTGTAGAGGGGCGTTTCTCAGTATACGGAGCGGCCTCTGAACTTCTGCCGGCCTCGGAGCCCCTAATTAGCGCTCCTGTAGCAGTGTGGGCTATCAACTCCCTTAAACCAACTTATTTAGAGGACAATCTAAATGCTCAGATTAGATCGCTCCTCTCACAAGGCTCCTTCGATAAGATCTGGCTCTATAGCGACAGAACCCTAAAGGATCAAAGCGTACCAGCTGGCCTACGGGTTACAACTATCCCAACGAACCCCTTAACGGAGCGCAATATCTGGATACGCTCACTCTCGGCTAATACCGATCAGACAATTACGATAGAGCTCTCCTCGCTAGCGCCAGCGGAGATCTCTATACAGGTCGCTGCATCCTGCTTCTCGGCAGATGGTGCGGAGCTCTCAGCGCCTGCTCCTATCTCAATTAAACTTTCCCCTGTTACTGCCAACTCAAGTCAGATAGGTCCTATAGATCCTACTTGGGCGTTCTGTCGCATTAGCTCGTACGGAGATGATACTAAGCGAGAGGCTCTCCAGATTGATAACGAGGGCTGGATCGCGCGCGCCGATAACGCCCCTGCTATTCAGATCGTTAGCCCCCTCTCTCTGCAGGAGCTTGGGCTGACAGAACTTAAAGGGTTTCAGTTTCAGCGAATAGAATCAGCACAGGCTACGAACTTTAATAAAACGGTGCCGACTATCTTTCACCGTACCACTGCGAGCTCTGAGATGCAGGCGCCTAGCCTCGTTATCTCTCCACCAGTAGGCGCACTGCCCTGGGGGGGCGCAGTAGCGCCTCAAATACTTACAGCTCCTCCGATCACGCGTTGGATTCAATCTCATCCATTGCTGCGCTACGTTAATCCCACCCTCCTTTCAATTGAGCGAGCCGCAGCACTCCGGTGTCCGGAATCTTCGTTGTCGATTATCCTCTCCTCCTCAGGGGCGCTAGCGTGTGCAGGGGAATCAGGGGGCTTTCGCTACCTAGTGACAGGTTTTGAGATCTTTCCCTTTGAGGGGCTCAGCACTCCTACGATAACCGTTTTAACGCTAAACGCCTTTAAGTGGCTTTTTAATAGCGCTACCCCACTTGGCGCTATTAATCTCGGTAGATCTATCTTTCCAAGCGGGGCTAAGGAGCTTCGATCTGTTATGCCGC
Encoded here:
- a CDS encoding MoxR family ATPase; translated protein: MKELDIRDAAALERAIVDFKSTFARIEQEVGKTIVGMQDVVRGTMVAICARGHVLLEGVPGLGKTLLVKSLSNVLGLSFKRVQFTPDLMPSDVTGTQILTEDGNGQRRFVFRQGPLFANIVLADEINRATPKTQSSLLEAMEERQVTVLDQTYPLPQPFFVLATQNPIELEGTYPLPEAQLDRFLVKIVVPSPSSKELKEILSRTTGTNVSTAQPIFPPEEAVNYITSMQSMVRHVVVSDPMQEVIVRLIAALTPGSEFATPKVRQYVRFGPGPRGAQAVVLTAKVHALLDHRINLSFEDIRSVIKSALRHRIILNFQAEADGISTDDLIEEVRNAK
- a CDS encoding DUF58 domain-containing protein, yielding MQLSPETLRLLGAMALRTRRASFGIRQGSHRSQRRGHGVEFAEYRNYEAGDNPRYIDWNLFARSDKLLVKRYLEEENVALHIVIDGSRSLTHPALRQKWELATYIAAFTSYIALANQDPVTISVLGGAHSPRYWGAKAFYPLSSFLTKSGESIISSEPRTLNLLEEARRAAARVSFPGICLFISDFLYPLEQVALLLASFRARNMELHAVQVLHASDLNPAPESAAISVTDSETGEQLGVMLDSEARNHYQHLITQHNRRIREHCLSNQMQFVSTVASSDPHHGATDTITRMGLFI